A DNA window from Mycolicibacter terrae contains the following coding sequences:
- a CDS encoding carbohydrate ABC transporter permease, producing the protein MADSPRTAQRRSTTLGYALLAPSLFGVMAFLLLPMLVVVWLSLHRWDLLGPINYAGADNWRSVLTDRAFGNSLVVTVLFVAIVVPVQTVLGLGVAVLLARELPGSGAFRTIYVLPWICAPLAIAVLWRWILSPTGGAVSALAGRRIEWLTDPGLALPVTSAVVVWTNVGYVALFFLAGILAIPAQVLSAARIDGANGWQRFWRVTLPMLRPTMFFVLVTGVVSAAQVFDTVYALTGGGPAGRTDLIAHRIYDEAFGAAAIGRAAVMALVLFAVLVGVTVIQQLSFGRRVSYDLT; encoded by the coding sequence ATGGCAGACTCGCCGCGCACCGCCCAGCGGCGCTCCACCACGCTCGGCTACGCACTGCTCGCCCCGAGCCTGTTCGGGGTGATGGCGTTCTTGCTGCTTCCGATGCTGGTGGTGGTGTGGCTGAGTCTGCACCGCTGGGACCTACTGGGCCCGATCAACTACGCCGGCGCCGACAACTGGCGATCGGTGCTGACCGATCGGGCATTCGGCAATTCCCTTGTGGTGACGGTGCTTTTCGTGGCGATCGTCGTCCCGGTCCAGACCGTGCTGGGGCTGGGCGTGGCGGTGCTGCTGGCCCGCGAACTGCCCGGCAGCGGCGCATTCCGCACCATCTACGTGCTGCCGTGGATCTGCGCGCCGCTGGCCATCGCGGTGCTGTGGCGCTGGATCCTGAGCCCCACCGGCGGCGCGGTGAGCGCCCTGGCGGGCAGGCGCATCGAGTGGCTGACCGACCCCGGACTGGCCCTGCCGGTGACCTCGGCGGTGGTGGTGTGGACCAACGTCGGCTACGTCGCCCTGTTCTTTCTGGCCGGCATCCTGGCCATCCCCGCCCAGGTGCTGTCGGCGGCACGCATCGACGGCGCCAACGGCTGGCAGCGGTTCTGGCGGGTCACCTTGCCGATGCTGCGGCCCACCATGTTCTTCGTCCTGGTCACCGGGGTGGTCAGCGCGGCGCAGGTGTTCGACACCGTCTACGCGCTCACCGGGGGCGGCCCCGCCGGTCGCACCGATCTGATCGCGCACCGCATCTACGACGAGGCGTTCGGGGCGGCGGCGATCGGCCGGGCGGCGGTGATGGCGCTGGTGCTGTTCGCCGTGCTGGTCGGTGTCACCGTGATACAGCAGCTTTCATTCGGACGGCGGGTCAGCTATGACCTCACCTGA
- a CDS encoding lipoprotein LpqH gives MKRSVTVAAAAAAIAIVGLSGCSSDKKTESTPESTHVSSSTSSSGSSPSVSVEGAAANTKVTIDGQDQNVSGTTVCTTMAGDVNIAIGGAATGIAAVLTEADPPEVKSVGLGNVNGVTLAYTAGTGQGNAEATKDGNQYKITGTATGVDMANPMQPVNKPFEIDVTCS, from the coding sequence GTGAAGCGTTCAGTAACGGTTGCCGCAGCAGCGGCAGCAATCGCGATCGTAGGTCTGTCCGGGTGCTCCAGCGACAAGAAGACGGAAAGCACCCCGGAAAGCACGCACGTGTCCTCCTCGACTTCCTCGAGTGGATCCAGCCCGTCGGTGAGCGTCGAGGGTGCTGCCGCAAACACCAAAGTCACCATCGACGGCCAAGACCAGAACGTCAGCGGCACGACCGTGTGTACGACGATGGCCGGCGATGTCAACATCGCGATCGGCGGAGCGGCCACCGGTATCGCCGCGGTGCTCACCGAAGCCGACCCCCCGGAGGTGAAGTCGGTCGGGCTGGGCAACGTCAACGGTGTGACGCTGGCATACACCGCGGGTACCGGTCAGGGCAACGCCGAGGCGACCAAGGACGGCAACCAATACAAGATCACCGGCACCGCGACCGGGGTCGACATGGCCAACCCGATGCAGCCGGTGAACAAGCCCTTCGAAATTGACGTGACTTGTTCCTAA
- a CDS encoding metallopeptidase TldD-related protein, with protein MIPAQQVVDLALNAAGSGRRAGTDTETIVLVTDRAEASLRWAGNSMTTNGVSSSRTTTVITIARDDEGSRVGSLCSAEVDPTLIPELVAASAEAAAGAPEARDAAELVGGAGVPDDWDADAPETGAEVFADLAASLSRGFRGADQLYGFARHEMATTFLASSTGLRRRFTQPTGTVEINAKRDGASAWAGVSAPDFTDVRCDSLLEQLSTRLGWAARTVDLPAGRYETLMPPSTVADMMIYLGWTMSGRGAQEGRTALSAPGGGTRVGERLSELPLTLYSDPHAFGLECAPFVATGTSSETASVFDNGLDIGCVDWIRGGVINALAYPRATAAEFGVPVALPADNLLMTGGSASMDEMIASTERGLLLTTLWYIREVDPTTLLLTGLTRDGVYLVEDGRVSAAVNNFRFNESPLDLLRRATQAGIAEPTLPREWGDWATRAVMPSLRIPDFHMSSVSQAQ; from the coding sequence ATGATTCCGGCGCAGCAGGTCGTCGACCTGGCCCTGAACGCCGCGGGCAGCGGCCGCCGTGCCGGAACCGATACCGAGACCATCGTGCTGGTCACCGATAGAGCCGAGGCATCGCTGCGCTGGGCGGGCAACTCGATGACCACCAACGGGGTGTCGAGCAGCCGGACCACCACGGTGATCACGATCGCCCGCGACGACGAGGGGTCCCGGGTCGGATCGCTGTGCTCGGCGGAGGTGGACCCCACGCTGATCCCCGAGCTGGTGGCGGCCTCCGCGGAGGCGGCTGCGGGCGCCCCGGAAGCCCGCGACGCTGCGGAGCTGGTGGGCGGCGCCGGTGTGCCGGATGACTGGGACGCCGACGCGCCGGAAACCGGCGCCGAGGTCTTCGCCGACCTGGCGGCGTCGTTGAGCCGCGGCTTTCGCGGCGCCGACCAGTTGTACGGCTTCGCCCGGCATGAGATGGCGACGACGTTCCTGGCGTCCTCGACCGGACTGCGGCGCCGTTTCACCCAGCCCACCGGAACGGTGGAGATCAACGCCAAACGCGACGGTGCCAGTGCCTGGGCCGGCGTCAGCGCCCCGGACTTCACTGACGTGCGATGTGATTCCTTGCTGGAGCAGCTGTCGACGCGGTTGGGCTGGGCGGCGCGCACCGTCGACCTGCCTGCCGGGCGGTACGAGACGTTGATGCCGCCGTCCACGGTGGCCGACATGATGATCTACCTGGGCTGGACGATGAGCGGCCGGGGCGCCCAGGAGGGCCGCACCGCGCTGTCGGCGCCCGGCGGCGGCACCCGGGTGGGGGAGCGTTTATCCGAACTGCCGCTGACGCTGTACTCCGACCCGCACGCCTTCGGGCTCGAGTGCGCGCCGTTCGTGGCGACCGGCACCTCCTCGGAGACGGCGTCGGTGTTCGACAACGGTCTGGACATCGGCTGCGTGGACTGGATCCGCGGCGGGGTGATCAACGCGCTGGCCTACCCGCGGGCCACCGCCGCGGAGTTCGGTGTCCCGGTCGCCCTGCCCGCCGACAACCTGTTGATGACGGGCGGTTCGGCCAGCATGGACGAGATGATCGCCTCGACCGAGCGTGGGTTGCTGCTGACCACGCTGTGGTACATCCGCGAGGTGGACCCGACGACGCTGCTGCTGACCGGGTTGACCCGTGACGGCGTTTATCTGGTCGAGGACGGCCGGGTGAGCGCGGCGGTGAACAACTTCCGGTTCAACGAGAGCCCACTGGACCTGCTGCGCCGGGCCACCCAGGCCGGTATCGCCGAGCCGACGCTGCCGCGGGAGTGGGGCGACTGGGCGACCCGCGCGGTGATGCCCTCGCTGCGGATACCCGATTTCCACATGTCGTCGGTGAGTCAGGCGCAGTGA
- a CDS encoding carbohydrate ABC transporter permease: protein MLTSNLLRPNQRIRASAIYALLTLGALITLAPFGLGLLTSFTPARQFATGAPLSWPHPPTLDNFHDLGGAGFGRAAAVTTLMTAVIVVGQLSFSVLAAYAFARLDFPGRDALFWVYVATLMVPATVTVVPLYLMMAQLGLRNTFWALVLPFVFGSPYAIFLLRQYFRTVPDDLVNAARIDGANTLDVIVHVMVPASRPILVTLGLITVVSQWNNFMWPLVITSGDKWRVLTVATAALQSRYNAQWTLVMAATTVAMIPLVVLFVVFQRRIVQSIVVTGIK, encoded by the coding sequence ATGTTGACCAGCAACCTACTTCGTCCGAACCAGCGCATTCGCGCCTCGGCCATCTACGCGCTGCTGACGCTCGGCGCGCTGATCACCTTGGCGCCCTTCGGGCTGGGGCTGTTGACGTCGTTCACCCCCGCACGCCAATTCGCCACCGGAGCCCCGCTGTCCTGGCCGCACCCGCCGACCCTGGACAACTTTCACGATCTGGGTGGTGCCGGGTTCGGCCGGGCGGCCGCGGTCACCACGTTGATGACGGCGGTGATCGTGGTGGGGCAGCTGAGTTTTTCGGTGCTGGCGGCGTATGCGTTCGCCCGGCTGGATTTCCCGGGACGAGACGCGCTGTTCTGGGTGTACGTGGCCACGCTGATGGTGCCGGCCACCGTGACGGTGGTGCCGCTGTATCTGATGATGGCGCAACTGGGCTTGCGGAACACCTTCTGGGCGTTGGTGTTGCCGTTCGTGTTCGGCTCGCCGTATGCGATCTTCCTGTTGCGCCAGTACTTTCGTACCGTCCCCGACGACCTGGTGAACGCCGCGCGCATCGACGGCGCGAACACCCTGGACGTGATCGTGCACGTGATGGTGCCGGCCAGCAGGCCGATTCTGGTGACCCTCGGGTTGATCACCGTGGTCTCACAGTGGAACAACTTCATGTGGCCGTTGGTGATCACCAGCGGCGACAAGTGGCGGGTGCTGACGGTGGCGACTGCGGCCCTGCAGTCCCGCTACAACGCGCAGTGGACGCTGGTGATGGCGGCGACCACGGTCGCGATGATCCCACTGGTGGTGCTGTTCGTGGTGTTCCAGCGCCGGATCGTGCAGTCGATCGTCGTCACGGGGATCAAATGA
- a CDS encoding helix-turn-helix transcriptional regulator — protein MVGRLLERETTLADLHRCHRAVTRGHGQLVLLRGEAGAGKTTVIARFLAGLDPGTRVLRGWCDGSATPRPLGPFIDMLSDLPADQAISNRAAVDAQDTEDIYARLVGIVRDGNPSVWVIEDLHWADGAALDLLRYVARRLDTLPMLVLASYRDDQIGPTHPLAVLLGDVATWATVTRMALAPLSAAAVAVLAAGSGINAHALYRLTGGNAFFVTELLAAGPDALADGGLPCSISEAVRGRLARLSAAGRETAQAAAICGPRAHPALLEAVSPGAAATLSECLDAGVLFANADAVGFSHEVARRVAVEQIPDYQRRVLHKRALTALSEPPIDPDTLAALTFHAEQAGDTDAVIGYGPAAAERAAASGANRQATDLYALVLRHAGTIPDEQKVIWLERHAYSSYLIGEADAAVSSWRAAITLRHAMGDSAHEAEDLRGLSHLLQLLGRPAEAMQAACASLRLLEDLGPSPQLAWSLINMAHFATLALDPAGSRYAARAMALGSRFRDPAVVIRARGYAALADVLRSDTGWDEFEGVWADACAAPGLEEHCGILGVLLGMFAVARGEFGRAERYLAEAAAHLDNRELGMFATLVAGLQALTALACGDWTSAALTAEQVLTQRGLTPQHRIAPLITVALIRARRGEEPVWPLLDEALECATGSVLRLSVCAARAEAAWLADGDEAARRCATAHLTASGTAHEWLGGAPRRWAHLAGARSGSDVIAATPYEREINGDWCTAAREWILRGCPYDAAIAQLGGDIEAVETALGTFRQLGARTAARRAQQRLAQLRGRDPDRRRKDTSADPHGLTKRQRDVLELLAAGHSDAEIATALYISTKTANTHVCAIMAKLGVHNRTQAAAYAYRQPR, from the coding sequence GTGGTTGGTCGTCTGCTCGAACGCGAAACGACGCTGGCCGACCTTCATCGGTGCCATCGGGCCGTCACCCGAGGGCACGGGCAGCTGGTGTTGCTGCGCGGGGAGGCCGGCGCGGGCAAGACCACGGTGATCGCCCGGTTTCTCGCCGGGCTCGACCCGGGCACCCGGGTGTTGCGGGGTTGGTGCGACGGATCGGCCACCCCACGGCCGTTAGGCCCGTTCATCGACATGCTCTCCGACCTCCCCGCGGATCAGGCGATCTCGAACCGGGCGGCCGTCGACGCCCAGGACACCGAGGACATCTACGCCCGCCTGGTCGGCATCGTCCGCGATGGCAACCCCTCGGTGTGGGTGATCGAGGACCTGCACTGGGCCGACGGCGCCGCCTTGGATCTGCTGCGTTATGTGGCCCGGCGACTCGACACGCTGCCGATGCTGGTGCTGGCGTCCTACCGCGACGACCAGATCGGCCCCACCCACCCGCTGGCCGTGCTGCTGGGTGATGTGGCGACCTGGGCGACCGTGACTCGAATGGCGCTGGCCCCGCTCAGCGCCGCGGCGGTAGCGGTCTTGGCCGCCGGTAGCGGCATCAACGCCCACGCGCTGTATCGGCTCACCGGCGGCAACGCGTTCTTCGTCACGGAGTTGTTGGCCGCCGGGCCCGACGCGCTCGCTGATGGCGGCCTGCCGTGCAGTATTTCCGAGGCGGTGCGGGGCCGGCTCGCGAGGCTGTCGGCGGCCGGCCGCGAAACCGCGCAGGCCGCCGCCATCTGCGGACCACGGGCGCACCCCGCCCTTCTCGAAGCGGTGTCGCCGGGCGCGGCGGCCACGCTGAGCGAATGCCTCGACGCAGGAGTGCTGTTCGCCAACGCCGACGCGGTGGGATTTTCCCACGAAGTGGCTCGCCGAGTCGCCGTCGAGCAGATCCCGGATTATCAGCGCCGAGTGCTCCACAAGCGAGCACTGACCGCACTGTCGGAACCGCCGATCGACCCGGACACCTTGGCGGCGCTGACATTTCACGCCGAACAGGCCGGCGACACCGACGCAGTCATCGGCTATGGCCCGGCGGCCGCCGAACGTGCCGCAGCAAGTGGCGCCAATCGGCAAGCCACCGACCTGTATGCACTGGTGCTGCGCCACGCCGGCACCATCCCCGACGAGCAAAAGGTGATATGGCTCGAACGGCACGCGTACAGCAGCTACCTGATCGGGGAAGCCGACGCTGCGGTGTCGTCGTGGCGAGCGGCGATCACGTTGCGCCACGCGATGGGGGACTCTGCCCACGAGGCCGAGGATCTGCGCGGGTTGTCGCACCTTCTGCAGCTGTTGGGACGCCCTGCCGAAGCCATGCAGGCGGCGTGCGCGTCATTGCGGCTGCTCGAAGACCTCGGCCCGTCCCCGCAGCTGGCCTGGTCGCTGATCAACATGGCTCACTTCGCCACCCTTGCCCTGGACCCGGCCGGCAGCCGGTATGCGGCCCGGGCGATGGCCCTCGGTTCCCGGTTCCGAGACCCTGCCGTGGTGATCCGCGCCCGCGGATACGCGGCGCTCGCCGACGTGTTGCGCAGCGACACCGGCTGGGACGAATTCGAGGGGGTATGGGCCGACGCGTGCGCTGCCCCCGGGCTCGAAGAACACTGCGGAATTTTGGGCGTCCTCCTCGGCATGTTCGCTGTCGCCCGCGGCGAATTCGGTCGCGCGGAGCGTTATCTCGCCGAAGCCGCCGCCCACCTAGACAACCGCGAGCTCGGCATGTTCGCGACCCTGGTGGCGGGGCTGCAGGCGCTGACCGCCCTGGCGTGCGGCGACTGGACGTCTGCCGCCCTCACGGCCGAACAGGTCCTGACCCAGCGTGGACTCACCCCCCAGCACCGGATCGCGCCGTTGATCACCGTCGCCTTGATCCGGGCACGCCGTGGCGAGGAACCCGTTTGGCCACTACTCGATGAGGCCCTCGAGTGCGCGACGGGCAGCGTGCTGCGCCTGTCGGTCTGCGCCGCACGCGCCGAGGCCGCCTGGCTGGCCGACGGCGACGAGGCGGCCCGCCGCTGCGCCACCGCACACCTCACGGCGTCCGGCACGGCCCACGAGTGGCTAGGGGGTGCCCCGCGGCGCTGGGCTCATCTGGCCGGGGCCCGATCCGGTAGCGACGTCATCGCCGCCACACCCTATGAACGTGAAATCAACGGGGATTGGTGCACGGCCGCGCGGGAGTGGATCCTCCGCGGCTGCCCCTATGATGCCGCGATCGCTCAACTCGGCGGCGACATCGAGGCCGTCGAGACCGCGCTGGGAACCTTCCGCCAGCTCGGTGCCCGCACCGCGGCCCGTCGCGCCCAGCAACGCCTCGCCCAATTGCGCGGTCGCGATCCCGACCGCCGCCGCAAAGACACCAGCGCTGACCCACATGGCCTCACCAAGCGCCAACGCGACGTCCTCGAACTGCTTGCCGCCGGGCACAGCGACGCCGAAATCGCCACCGCTTTGTACATCAGCACCAAAACCGCCAACACCCACGTATGCGCGATCATGGCCAAACTCGGCGTCCACAACCGCACCCAGGCTGCCGCCTACGCCTACCGACAACCCCGGTGA
- a CDS encoding TldD/PmbA family protein, giving the protein MTPNRGIDAEFLALPRHELADAALSAARAAGAEHADLRIHRIATEIVRMRDGELETAVVNRELGCAVRVIVDGTWGFASHAELSPGVAADTARRAVQVATTLAALNGERVELAAEPVYRDASWVSDYAIDPFDVPTADKIDVLEDYSGRLLAADGVNHVTAALTAVKEQNFYADTFGSSITQQRVRLMPVFEAVTVGPEGFDSMRTLAPPTARGWEAVAGDDVWDWSGELAQLPVLLAEKMKAPSVRPGPTDLVIDPTNLWLTIHESIGHATEYDRAIGYEAAYAGTSFATPDKLGTLRYGSPVMNVTADRTVPFGLASIGYDDEGVAAQSWDLVRDGMFVGYQLDRVFGPRLGQARSNGCSYADSPHHVPIQRMANVSLQPGPADLSTADLIARVDDGIYIVGDRSWSIDMQRYNFQFTGQRFFRIRDGRLDGQLRDVAYQATTTDFWNAMEAAGGASTWRLGGAFNCGKAQPGQVAAVSHGCPSALFRGINVLNTRAEGGRG; this is encoded by the coding sequence GTGACACCGAACCGGGGGATCGATGCCGAGTTTCTGGCCCTGCCCCGCCACGAGTTGGCCGATGCCGCGCTGTCGGCGGCCAGGGCGGCCGGCGCCGAGCACGCCGACCTGCGTATTCACCGGATCGCCACCGAGATCGTCCGGATGCGCGACGGCGAGTTGGAGACCGCCGTCGTCAACCGCGAACTCGGGTGCGCGGTACGGGTGATCGTCGACGGCACCTGGGGCTTCGCCTCCCATGCCGAGCTGTCGCCCGGCGTCGCCGCCGACACCGCGCGGCGGGCCGTGCAGGTCGCCACGACGCTGGCCGCCCTCAACGGCGAACGCGTCGAGCTGGCGGCCGAGCCGGTGTACCGCGACGCCAGCTGGGTATCGGACTATGCGATCGACCCGTTCGATGTGCCCACCGCCGACAAGATCGACGTGCTGGAGGACTACTCCGGCCGGCTGCTCGCCGCCGATGGGGTGAACCACGTGACGGCGGCGTTGACCGCGGTCAAGGAACAGAACTTCTACGCCGACACGTTCGGGTCGTCGATCACCCAGCAGCGGGTCCGGCTGATGCCGGTCTTTGAGGCGGTCACCGTCGGGCCGGAGGGCTTCGACTCCATGCGCACCCTGGCGCCGCCGACCGCACGGGGCTGGGAGGCGGTGGCCGGCGACGACGTGTGGGACTGGTCGGGTGAGCTGGCGCAGCTGCCGGTGCTGCTGGCCGAGAAGATGAAGGCCCCCAGTGTGCGGCCCGGGCCGACCGACCTGGTGATCGACCCGACCAACCTGTGGCTGACCATCCATGAATCCATCGGGCACGCAACCGAATACGACCGCGCCATCGGCTACGAGGCAGCCTACGCCGGGACCTCGTTCGCCACCCCGGACAAACTCGGCACGTTGCGCTACGGCTCCCCGGTGATGAACGTGACCGCCGACCGGACAGTGCCCTTCGGTCTGGCCAGCATCGGCTACGACGACGAGGGGGTGGCCGCCCAGAGCTGGGATCTGGTGCGCGACGGCATGTTCGTCGGCTACCAGCTGGACCGGGTGTTCGGCCCCCGGCTGGGGCAGGCGCGCTCCAACGGGTGCTCGTATGCCGACTCGCCGCACCATGTTCCGATCCAGCGGATGGCCAATGTGTCGCTGCAACCGGGTCCTGCGGACCTTTCCACGGCTGACCTGATCGCCCGGGTGGACGACGGCATCTACATCGTCGGGGATCGATCATGGTCGATCGACATGCAGCGCTACAACTTTCAATTCACCGGGCAGCGGTTCTTCCGGATCCGGGACGGCCGGCTCGACGGTCAGCTGCGTGACGTGGCCTATCAGGCCACCACCACCGACTTCTGGAACGCGATGGAGGCCGCCGGCGGCGCCTCGACGTGGCGGCTGGGCGGGGCGTTCAACTGCGGCAAGGCCCAGCCCGGTCAGGTGGCCGCGGTCAGTCACGGCTGCCCGTCGGCGCTGTTCCGGGGGATCAACGTGCTCAACACACGGGCCGAGGGGGGCAGGGGATGA
- a CDS encoding ABC transporter substrate-binding protein has product MSRPRFSTLFAVGVAALAALLGVAAVLLDDVSTRSAAGKTVVTVRLWDEQVAAAYRQSFAAFNRAHPGIEVRANVVSYATYFDTLRTDVAGGGADDIFWLSDAYLAGYAGSGRLMAIDADGADWEPSVVGQFTRGGTLWGVPQLTDAGIAVYYNAELLAAAGVDPAGLAQLRWDPHGSGDTLRPLVAELTRDAAGRSAGTPGFDHRRIKQWGYNAANDPQGIYLNYIGSAGGVFQRGDEFAFDNPAAVAAFEYLVGLINVDHVAPPASETNTNGDFSRNQFLAGKMALFQSGTYNLAAVAEQAAFDWGVAMLPRGPEGSRVSVTNGIAAAGNAASPHPEAVRKVLAWLGSREGNQYLARHGAAIPAVLSAQRVYFDYWAHRGVDVTPFFAVLAGARIPAPGGFEGFPAGNQAIKPYFDEMFLGRADVATTLRKAQDAANAAARR; this is encoded by the coding sequence ATGAGCCGGCCGCGATTCTCCACCCTGTTCGCGGTGGGGGTGGCCGCACTGGCCGCGCTGCTCGGTGTCGCGGCGGTACTGCTCGACGACGTCTCGACCCGCTCGGCCGCCGGCAAGACGGTGGTGACGGTGCGACTGTGGGACGAGCAGGTAGCCGCCGCCTACCGGCAGTCGTTCGCCGCCTTCAACCGGGCGCACCCCGGCATCGAGGTGCGCGCCAACGTCGTCTCCTACGCCACGTACTTCGACACGCTGCGCACCGACGTCGCCGGCGGCGGCGCCGACGACATCTTCTGGCTCTCCGACGCCTACCTGGCCGGGTATGCCGGCAGCGGGCGGCTGATGGCGATCGATGCCGACGGTGCGGATTGGGAGCCGTCCGTGGTCGGCCAGTTCACCCGGGGCGGGACGCTGTGGGGGGTGCCGCAGCTGACCGACGCCGGGATCGCGGTGTACTACAACGCGGAACTACTGGCCGCCGCCGGGGTCGATCCCGCGGGGTTGGCACAACTGCGCTGGGATCCGCACGGCAGCGGCGACACCCTGCGGCCACTAGTGGCCGAGCTCACTCGCGACGCTGCCGGGCGCAGCGCGGGCACACCAGGTTTCGACCACCGCCGCATCAAACAGTGGGGCTACAACGCCGCCAACGATCCACAGGGTATCTACCTGAACTACATCGGCTCGGCCGGCGGGGTGTTCCAGCGCGGCGACGAGTTCGCCTTCGACAACCCGGCGGCCGTGGCCGCCTTCGAGTACCTGGTGGGCTTGATCAATGTCGACCACGTGGCACCGCCGGCCTCCGAGACCAACACCAACGGCGACTTCTCCCGCAACCAGTTCCTGGCCGGAAAGATGGCGCTGTTCCAGTCCGGCACCTACAACCTGGCGGCCGTCGCCGAGCAGGCCGCGTTCGACTGGGGGGTGGCGATGCTGCCCCGCGGGCCGGAAGGCAGCCGCGTCAGCGTCACCAACGGTATCGCCGCCGCCGGCAACGCCGCCTCACCTCACCCCGAGGCGGTACGAAAGGTGTTGGCCTGGCTCGGTAGCCGCGAAGGCAACCAATACCTAGCCCGTCACGGGGCGGCGATCCCCGCCGTGCTGAGCGCACAGCGGGTCTACTTCGACTACTGGGCGCACCGCGGGGTCGACGTCACGCCGTTCTTCGCGGTGCTCGCCGGCGCACGTATCCCCGCTCCCGGCGGGTTCGAGGGGTTTCCGGCCGGCAACCAGGCGATCAAACCCTATTTCGACGAGATGTTCCTGGGCCGCGCCGACGTCGCCACCACCCTGCGCAAGGCCCAAGACGCCGCCAACGCGGCAGCCCGCCGATAG
- a CDS encoding amino acid permease, with product MPIPASSLPRQMLRRRPVSGAQVAGGTSNHLRRSLGGFHLTMFGVGATVGTGIFVVFPQAVPQAGPAVVVSFILAGAAAGLAALCYAELASAVPMSGSAYSYSYATLGEVGAVVVGACLVLEYGVSTAAVSVGWSQYLSKLSLNVFGLAIPQAISSAPGESEGGVVNLPAIILVAICAAMLIGGTSESAKVNAVMVVIKLGVLLVFAVIASTAFRADRFADFTPFGFSGISWAAGTIFFSYVGLDAVSTAGEEVRDPQRTIPRAIIAALLIVTGVYVVVAVAAMGSQPWQDFEGQNAGLAVIVDNITGNRIGSTVLAAGAVISIFTVTLVTMYGQTRILFAMGRDGLLPASLAKVNRRTGTPVTNTVIVAVVVAILAGLVPLQRLAEMVSIGALTAFIAVSVAVVVLRVREPDLPRGFRAPGYPVTPILAVAVCGWILYNLHRYTWMAFTAWMAIALIFYLAWGRRHSALDGGQNGSGAGSGEVIADPPSE from the coding sequence ATGCCAATTCCGGCGTCCAGCCTGCCACGGCAGATGTTGCGGCGCCGGCCGGTGAGCGGAGCGCAGGTAGCCGGCGGGACCTCAAACCACCTGCGACGCAGTCTCGGCGGGTTTCACCTCACCATGTTCGGCGTCGGCGCCACCGTGGGCACAGGCATCTTCGTCGTCTTCCCGCAGGCGGTACCACAAGCCGGTCCGGCTGTGGTCGTATCGTTCATCCTGGCGGGGGCCGCAGCGGGCCTGGCCGCGCTGTGTTACGCCGAATTGGCTTCGGCGGTGCCGATGTCGGGGTCGGCATACTCGTACTCCTATGCGACCCTCGGCGAAGTCGGGGCCGTGGTTGTCGGGGCATGCCTGGTGCTCGAATACGGGGTGTCCACCGCCGCGGTGTCGGTCGGGTGGAGTCAGTACCTGAGCAAGCTGTCGCTCAACGTCTTCGGACTCGCGATCCCGCAGGCTATTTCATCGGCGCCGGGGGAGTCCGAGGGCGGCGTGGTCAACCTGCCGGCCATTATCTTGGTGGCAATCTGCGCGGCTATGCTGATCGGCGGCACCAGTGAATCGGCCAAGGTCAATGCCGTCATGGTGGTGATCAAACTCGGTGTGCTGCTGGTTTTCGCGGTCATTGCGTCAACTGCGTTCAGAGCGGACCGCTTCGCTGACTTCACACCTTTCGGCTTTTCGGGAATCAGCTGGGCCGCGGGCACGATCTTCTTCTCCTACGTCGGTCTTGATGCGGTATCCACCGCCGGCGAGGAGGTCAGAGACCCGCAACGCACGATCCCGCGGGCGATCATCGCGGCACTATTGATCGTGACCGGTGTCTATGTGGTCGTCGCGGTCGCTGCGATGGGCAGCCAGCCTTGGCAGGACTTCGAGGGGCAGAACGCGGGGCTGGCCGTGATTGTGGACAACATCACCGGGAATCGCATCGGCAGCACTGTCTTGGCCGCGGGCGCGGTGATATCGATCTTCACGGTCACGTTGGTGACGATGTACGGCCAGACCCGCATCCTGTTCGCGATGGGTCGCGACGGTCTGCTGCCGGCGTCGTTGGCCAAGGTCAACCGGCGTACCGGGACACCGGTAACCAACACCGTGATCGTCGCGGTCGTGGTGGCGATCCTCGCCGGCCTGGTACCGCTCCAGCGTCTGGCCGAAATGGTCTCCATCGGCGCTTTGACCGCGTTCATCGCGGTGTCGGTGGCCGTCGTTGTACTGCGGGTCCGGGAACCGGATTTGCCTCGCGGTTTCAGGGCGCCCGGCTATCCGGTCACACCGATCTTGGCCGTGGCAGTGTGTGGATGGATCCTGTACAACCTGCACCGGTACACCTGGATGGCGTTCACCGCCTGGATGGCGATCGCGCTGATCTTCTACCTGGCGTGGGGCCGCCGGCACAGCGCACTCGATGGCGGCCAGAACGGCAGCGGCGCAGGCTCAGGTGAGGTCATAGCTGACCCGCCGTCCGAATGA